In candidate division KSB1 bacterium, one genomic interval encodes:
- a CDS encoding biopolymer transporter ExbD, with amino-acid sequence MLSLDKKKSPLLIVGSRPKQKPNFELRLASLLDMFTILLVFLLKSFSADGQIITNTNDLRLPESTSQKPPRSAPIIAVTKEWIMFDDKPLIRVDEIKADSDLLIKPLHESLQHSRQSSEKLGEIDARVGFTGTVDIMGDRDASFAVIKRVMYTCGQVGFNNMLLAVYQK; translated from the coding sequence ATGTTGAGTTTGGACAAGAAAAAAAGCCCGCTTTTGATTGTCGGCAGCCGCCCGAAGCAGAAACCCAATTTCGAGCTGCGGTTGGCCTCGCTGTTGGACATGTTTACGATTCTGTTGGTTTTTTTGCTCAAGAGCTTCTCAGCCGATGGCCAGATCATAACCAACACCAATGATCTGCGGCTGCCCGAATCGACCAGCCAAAAACCGCCGCGGTCGGCGCCGATTATTGCGGTCACGAAAGAGTGGATCATGTTTGATGATAAGCCGCTGATAAGAGTTGATGAGATCAAGGCCGACAGCGATTTGCTCATCAAGCCGCTGCACGAAAGCTTGCAGCACAGCCGCCAATCCTCGGAAAAACTCGGCGAAATCGATGCGCGTGTCGGCTTCACCGGCACTGTCGATATCATGGGTGATCGCGACGCGTCGTTTGCGGTGATCAAGCGCGTCATGTACACGTGCGGACAAGTCGGCTTCAACAACATGCTGCTCGCCGTTTATCAAAAATAA
- a CDS encoding biopolymer transporter ExbD, whose protein sequence is MNLKAKIKTRHGGSDLNMTPVMNIFLILVPFLLLTASFVKIAILEMSLPSLSQKNSSVSQPSEEKKALVLNMLAIRENGFELKSPTFNFPFIMKKGAQYDFEQLQANLRQIKEKFPDSEDVVIQPEDMIKYDDVIKVMDRCRESGFANISISG, encoded by the coding sequence ATGAATCTCAAAGCCAAAATTAAAACGCGTCATGGCGGCAGCGATCTCAACATGACACCAGTGATGAACATCTTCTTGATTTTGGTGCCATTTCTTCTGCTGACGGCGTCTTTCGTGAAAATCGCGATTTTGGAAATGTCGCTGCCGTCATTATCGCAAAAAAACAGCAGCGTCAGCCAGCCGAGTGAAGAAAAAAAAGCGCTCGTGCTCAACATGCTCGCCATCCGCGAAAACGGTTTTGAGTTGAAAAGCCCGACGTTCAATTTTCCCTTTATCATGAAAAAGGGCGCGCAATATGATTTCGAGCAGCTGCAAGCGAATTTGCGCCAGATTAAAGAGAAGTTTCCCGATTCCGAGGATGTGGTGATTCAACCGGAAGATATGATTAAATATGATGACGTGATCAAAGTGATGGATCGGTGTCGGGAGTCCGGTTTTGCCAATATTTCAATCTCAGGGTGA
- a CDS encoding tetratricopeptide repeat protein: MKTNTKQLSHASIFSALLLFYFYMGNSVTAQVRTADIGKPAVPAKANSRDGKTIAANKTAETNSPGSIVQPLSPNIRDLERAIAEGEQLIAKYPDSDFTPTVMFQLVELYVKRSAHAYQLKMAEYDSLLKRYDRGEIKTEPVMPRPSYRPSIEMGYKILDHYPAAPFIDKVVYRIAICHLEENNLERAKEFFHKLLAEHPKSGYLLESHFRLGEYYFDHRQYAEAVNHYSKLLNNWQNPFFDMALYKLAWSYYNQNDFSKAISTFIYLIDDINLVDKASNTEILGKTKTDLRKEAIEYVAQCFADYGGARKAESFMTQFGEKPYSLEIFMRLAETYQSRNFYDEAIQTLDAILRLWPYHEQAPDFQGKIVWNYLQAGDLGKAEEARIKLVKNYGPGGAWLAKFPEGPTREKALASAEEALLTLATEAQARGQKEMSEKSYRTAIERYGEFLQKFPKSPNAGKVQYYQAECYYEIKDYANAAKAYHQVVANFPNSEFKADAAYNRILAHFEELSAAQNTDTTTFYLADFLGSGKADTLRVPNAIYPKALVACNDFIKLLPASEKMPDILMKYGESLFSLQQPAMAQRVYSKLIKDLPASQFVVQAHLLNAQCAIQMEKFFEAESWARAVVEKYPDSTRQVERAHRLINSAKFKLAEVFKKKGDAVTAAQAFDNIALSSNDSTISELALVEAALQYERAGNKDKAIDTYEKLYYKFPHSKRVDEALFKAAMLCEESSNWTRAAQNYLALVSLNANSPYAAKAVFASAQCYENAGLLENALKTYDRYLATYKSDPGQYLEALCRAGEICYKRKDYQVAANYFNNTIEAYRRYVRESQPVDVYMPAQAQFLLGEINYETYRRVNLEAPLDKNLKRKQALFNEVLADYKEAASYQVADWTTAASFKIGATFEEFARFFWESPRQQIAEDLMAKYEEQLQQKIRPFKEKAFATYQSNVKMAEENGVNNQWVEQSRQRMEALSVELGITAPANGVMPTSGAVEEKPKDTGEEGTINQSNTGNGESI, translated from the coding sequence ATGAAGACCAATACGAAACAACTTTCGCATGCCAGCATCTTTTCCGCGCTGCTCCTCTTCTACTTTTATATGGGCAATTCTGTTACGGCCCAGGTGCGGACCGCAGATATCGGCAAGCCGGCGGTTCCAGCAAAGGCCAACAGCAGGGATGGCAAAACGATTGCGGCCAACAAAACCGCTGAGACGAATTCCCCCGGGAGCATTGTGCAACCGCTCAGCCCCAACATTCGCGATTTGGAGCGTGCCATAGCCGAAGGTGAGCAGCTCATCGCCAAATATCCCGACAGTGATTTCACCCCGACCGTCATGTTCCAGCTCGTGGAATTGTATGTGAAACGATCGGCGCACGCTTATCAACTGAAGATGGCCGAATATGATTCGCTGCTGAAACGTTATGACAGAGGCGAAATCAAGACCGAGCCGGTGATGCCGCGCCCGAGCTATCGGCCGTCAATTGAGATGGGCTATAAAATCCTCGATCATTATCCCGCGGCGCCTTTTATCGACAAGGTCGTCTATCGCATTGCCATTTGCCATCTCGAGGAAAACAACCTCGAGCGCGCCAAGGAATTTTTCCACAAGCTTTTGGCGGAACATCCCAAGAGCGGATATCTTTTGGAAAGCCATTTTCGCCTGGGTGAGTATTATTTCGATCATCGCCAGTACGCCGAAGCGGTGAATCATTACTCGAAACTGCTCAACAATTGGCAGAATCCTTTCTTTGATATGGCGTTATACAAGCTTGCCTGGTCGTATTATAATCAGAATGATTTTTCCAAGGCAATCAGCACGTTCATTTATTTGATCGACGACATCAATCTCGTTGATAAAGCCTCGAACACAGAGATTTTGGGCAAAACCAAAACCGATTTGCGTAAAGAGGCGATTGAATACGTGGCGCAATGTTTCGCCGATTATGGCGGTGCGCGCAAGGCCGAGTCGTTCATGACTCAATTCGGCGAGAAGCCGTATAGTCTGGAGATTTTCATGCGCCTGGCTGAAACGTATCAATCACGAAATTTTTACGACGAAGCCATTCAAACACTCGACGCCATCCTGCGGCTATGGCCGTATCACGAGCAAGCGCCGGATTTTCAAGGCAAAATCGTGTGGAATTATTTACAAGCCGGCGATTTGGGAAAAGCCGAGGAGGCTCGGATAAAACTGGTCAAGAATTACGGCCCCGGTGGTGCCTGGTTGGCCAAATTTCCCGAAGGCCCGACGCGTGAAAAGGCGCTGGCTTCGGCGGAAGAGGCACTCTTGACGCTGGCCACAGAAGCCCAAGCTCGCGGCCAAAAGGAAATGAGCGAAAAGAGTTACCGTACGGCCATCGAGCGCTATGGCGAGTTCCTGCAAAAATTTCCGAAATCACCGAATGCCGGCAAAGTGCAATACTATCAAGCTGAGTGTTACTACGAGATCAAGGATTATGCGAATGCAGCCAAAGCATATCACCAAGTCGTCGCGAATTTTCCCAACTCGGAATTCAAGGCGGATGCTGCTTACAACCGGATTCTGGCACATTTTGAGGAATTAAGCGCGGCGCAAAACACGGACACCACGACATTTTATTTGGCCGATTTTTTAGGCAGCGGGAAGGCGGATACGTTACGAGTGCCAAATGCGATTTATCCCAAAGCGCTTGTGGCATGCAACGATTTCATCAAACTTTTGCCGGCAAGCGAAAAGATGCCGGATATATTGATGAAATATGGCGAGAGCTTATTCAGCCTGCAGCAACCCGCCATGGCACAGCGTGTTTACTCGAAGCTCATCAAGGATTTGCCGGCTAGCCAGTTTGTCGTGCAGGCGCATCTGTTGAACGCACAATGCGCGATACAAATGGAGAAATTTTTCGAGGCCGAAAGCTGGGCGCGTGCCGTCGTGGAGAAATATCCGGATTCAACCCGTCAGGTTGAGCGAGCGCATCGTTTGATCAACTCGGCAAAATTCAAATTGGCTGAAGTTTTCAAGAAAAAAGGCGATGCCGTGACCGCCGCGCAGGCCTTTGACAACATCGCGTTGAGCAGCAACGATTCGACCATTTCCGAGCTGGCGTTGGTCGAAGCCGCACTGCAATATGAACGAGCCGGCAACAAGGACAAGGCCATTGACACCTACGAAAAATTGTATTACAAATTTCCCCATTCGAAACGGGTTGACGAAGCCTTGTTCAAGGCGGCCATGCTTTGCGAAGAGTCAAGCAATTGGACTCGCGCGGCGCAAAATTATCTGGCGTTGGTGAGCTTGAACGCCAATTCGCCGTATGCCGCTAAAGCCGTGTTTGCTTCGGCGCAGTGTTATGAAAATGCCGGTCTGTTGGAAAATGCTTTGAAAACGTATGACCGCTATCTGGCAACCTACAAGAGCGATCCCGGACAATATCTGGAAGCCCTGTGCCGCGCCGGTGAAATTTGTTATAAACGCAAGGACTATCAAGTCGCGGCAAATTATTTTAACAATACGATTGAGGCTTATCGACGCTACGTTCGCGAATCGCAACCGGTGGATGTCTACATGCCGGCGCAAGCGCAGTTTCTGCTCGGAGAAATCAATTACGAGACGTACCGCCGGGTCAATCTCGAAGCGCCGCTCGATAAAAATTTAAAACGCAAACAAGCCTTGTTCAACGAAGTGTTGGCTGATTACAAAGAAGCCGCAAGTTATCAAGTCGCGGATTGGACGACGGCGGCCTCATTCAAAATCGGCGCAACGTTCGAGGAGTTTGCGCGCTTCTTCTGGGAATCGCCGCGACAGCAGATCGCCGAAGATTTGATGGCAAAATATGAAGAACAGCTTCAACAAAAAATTCGCCCCTTCAAAGAAAAGGCCTTTGCCACCTATCAATCCAACGTGAAAATGGCGGAGGAGAACGGCGTCAACAACCAGTGGGTCGAACAGAGTCGACAACGAATGGAAGCATTGAGCGTGGAGTTGGGCATTACCGCGCCGGCCAATGGCGTGATGCCAACCAGCGGCGCCGTTGAAGAAAAGCCGAAGGATACCGGCGAAGAAGGAACCATAAACCAAAGTAATACTGGCAACGGTGAGTCAATATAA
- a CDS encoding TonB family protein, giving the protein MKLKQNLKLRIEQNGKVTDRYLRGKEEFTVGRNLDNDVVLYGEKFPKRLRMFVPTNGGYELRLADETRGEVVYDKSRLTFSDLLQHDLLPKHDGRPTVPLTPGKSGHLILDGVRIDFDFDGENSEALQFEGYSPVRAFTKSLKEDTFFKTLIAVLIVMQFIAVQWAGSVKIAPPESADQTRLFQKVQKIAATFKSAEELRPKTAARVETKSSTESSKAEKDEEKKDETKTAETREKKGFGSDKPGEGVDVSNMGALVLLGGTGDDDGSSDLIRRLTEEGLAKSVDKVMAGGKLSAGRGESNSNADLDKILAFGELGSGKGGNSSIEDILKNDVNKNKPAVKLEKTGKARIEELGKVSGSQEAMGARTEESLRKVLSENMGRLTYIYNKYLKTHPDMGGKVEVEVTIAADGSVANALILSSEIPIEDFKREILSAIRRWKYDAITQGQVKVVYPIIFIKTN; this is encoded by the coding sequence ATGAAATTGAAACAAAACTTAAAACTTCGCATCGAGCAAAACGGCAAGGTAACGGATCGCTATCTGCGCGGCAAAGAGGAGTTTACCGTGGGGCGCAACCTCGATAATGACGTTGTCTTATATGGAGAAAAATTCCCGAAACGGTTGCGCATGTTCGTTCCGACCAATGGCGGTTACGAACTACGTTTAGCCGATGAGACCCGCGGCGAAGTGGTGTATGATAAAAGCAGGCTGACGTTTTCCGATTTGTTGCAACACGATCTTCTACCGAAGCATGACGGAAGACCGACGGTGCCTTTAACGCCCGGCAAATCCGGGCATCTCATTCTCGATGGCGTCCGTATCGATTTTGATTTTGACGGCGAAAATTCTGAAGCGCTTCAATTCGAAGGCTATTCTCCGGTTCGTGCTTTCACGAAAAGCCTGAAGGAAGACACTTTTTTTAAAACCCTCATCGCCGTTTTGATCGTTATGCAGTTTATTGCCGTGCAATGGGCAGGCTCGGTCAAAATCGCGCCGCCGGAATCGGCCGATCAAACCAGGTTGTTTCAAAAAGTGCAGAAAATCGCGGCGACGTTTAAATCCGCCGAGGAACTTCGCCCCAAAACTGCGGCGCGAGTCGAAACAAAATCATCCACCGAATCTTCCAAGGCTGAAAAGGACGAAGAGAAAAAAGACGAAACCAAAACCGCCGAAACCCGGGAGAAAAAAGGTTTTGGCTCGGACAAGCCCGGCGAAGGCGTTGACGTTTCAAACATGGGCGCCTTGGTTTTGCTCGGCGGAACCGGCGATGATGATGGCAGCAGCGATTTGATTCGACGGCTGACCGAAGAGGGGCTGGCGAAAAGCGTCGACAAGGTTATGGCGGGTGGCAAATTATCAGCCGGGCGCGGCGAATCCAACTCCAATGCCGATCTCGATAAAATTCTGGCTTTCGGCGAGCTGGGTTCCGGCAAAGGCGGCAACAGCAGCATTGAAGATATCTTGAAGAACGACGTTAACAAAAACAAACCGGCAGTGAAATTGGAGAAAACCGGCAAAGCCCGCATCGAGGAACTCGGCAAGGTGAGCGGTTCGCAAGAGGCGATGGGCGCGCGCACCGAAGAATCGTTGCGCAAAGTTTTGTCGGAAAACATGGGGCGGTTGACTTACATTTACAATAAATATTTGAAAACGCATCCGGATATGGGCGGCAAAGTCGAAGTTGAAGTCACCATTGCCGCCGATGGTTCCGTCGCCAATGCGCTGATTCTTTCTTCCGAAATTCCGATTGAAGATTTCAAAAGGGAGATTCTATCCGCCATTCGCCGATGGAAATACGACGCGATAACGCAGGGACAGGTCAAAGTTGTTTACCCGATCATTTTTATCAAAACCAATTAA
- a CDS encoding MotA/TolQ/ExbB proton channel family protein, whose protein sequence is MDDIIAFYRDGGGWMHAILLTMVVSMAIVIERFIFINFKNRIDTTAFVNKILELLQKGSVASAVELCSVSKAALPRITKAGLEEFGKSPEDIQQAMELAAMNEIPKIEKRTNYLSLLANIATLLGLLGTIFGLIDSFKAVTAADASQKAALLAQGIAVAMNTTAFGLVVAIPTLVVYSMLNERSTAIINEINENTARIFQRLVRGRSPK, encoded by the coding sequence ATGGACGATATCATTGCATTTTATCGAGACGGCGGGGGTTGGATGCACGCCATTTTGCTGACGATGGTTGTTTCGATGGCAATTGTTATCGAGCGGTTCATTTTCATCAACTTCAAAAATCGCATCGATACCACGGCCTTTGTCAACAAAATTTTAGAACTGCTGCAGAAAGGCAGCGTCGCCAGCGCGGTCGAATTGTGCAGCGTTTCCAAAGCCGCGCTGCCGCGCATCACCAAGGCCGGTCTGGAGGAATTCGGCAAATCGCCGGAGGATATTCAGCAGGCGATGGAACTGGCGGCGATGAACGAAATTCCCAAGATCGAAAAACGCACCAATTATTTGTCGTTGCTCGCCAATATTGCGACGTTGTTGGGCTTGCTGGGGACGATCTTCGGCCTCATCGATTCATTCAAAGCGGTTACCGCCGCCGATGCCTCGCAAAAAGCGGCGCTGCTGGCGCAGGGCATTGCCGTGGCGATGAATACGACCGCCTTTGGCCTCGTCGTGGCCATCCCGACGCTGGTGGTTTATTCGATGTTAAATGAACGTTCAACGGCCATCATCAACGAAATCAATGAAAACACCGCCAGGATTTTTCAGCGCCTGGTTCGCGGCCGGAGCCCAAAATGA
- a CDS encoding tetratricopeptide repeat protein — MKIRLTHFINTWVCIGLVGLANVVDAWSQEQDGVPELLQDRNMDRAAARLYQNARKNFDEKEYWKAARELIILLDYYPAFSQVDGVLYHLGESMYQMTMYKSSAKMFRFLLTKYPQSDYAAEALYGLQQIAYQTENYEECLKLFAGIVAKFSDDDIIDGARYYAGMSYYSQRDYDNAIAALSKVRARSKYFDHSLYTVGLAYLKKKWSIEPSRRCANC, encoded by the coding sequence ATGAAAATAAGATTGACACATTTTATCAACACCTGGGTTTGCATAGGCCTGGTGGGCTTGGCAAATGTTGTTGACGCCTGGTCGCAAGAACAAGATGGCGTTCCCGAGCTTTTGCAAGATCGCAACATGGACAGGGCGGCTGCGCGGCTGTATCAAAATGCGCGGAAAAATTTCGACGAAAAGGAGTATTGGAAAGCGGCGCGTGAGTTGATCATTTTGCTCGATTATTATCCGGCATTTTCGCAAGTCGACGGCGTGTTGTACCATCTCGGTGAAAGCATGTATCAAATGACCATGTATAAATCCTCGGCGAAGATGTTTCGTTTTTTGTTGACAAAATATCCGCAAAGCGATTATGCCGCCGAGGCGCTTTATGGATTGCAGCAAATTGCCTATCAGACTGAAAATTACGAGGAGTGCCTGAAACTTTTCGCGGGCATCGTCGCCAAATTTTCCGATGACGATATTATCGATGGCGCGCGCTATTATGCCGGCATGTCTTACTATTCTCAACGCGATTACGATAATGCCATTGCCGCGCTCAGTAAAGTACGGGCTCGCAGTAAGTATTTTGACCATAGTTTGTATACCGTCGGCCTGGCCTATTTAAAAAAAAAATGGTCAATCGAGCCGTCACGGCGTTGCGCAAATTGCTGA